Below is a genomic region from Candidatus Woesearchaeota archaeon.
TTCGCTTTATGATTTCAAAGTCAAGCGATTTAAGCGCTTTAAGCTCTATTGCGAATGGGCTTTGTTCGAACTGCTTTATTGCTTTCAAATAGCCTGCTTTTTCTGCTTCTATGTTGCCAAATTTGCAGAATGAAGGAAGGGTTGTTATAAGCTGATAGCTCCCATATGCTTGCTTTGTCTGCCCCAGATTGCATCTGTATCTTCCGCATGTGAAGGATATATTGGCATCTTTTAATTCCATATTTGAAAGCCCTTCTCTTTTTCCGGTTGCTTTTATTTCAACCAGATCTGTTCCGCGCTGGCTGCAATATGCTGCGTCTTCTATTGGAGGATTGAATTCTGCAGGCGCAATTTCAGTTGTTCTTCTTGCTTCATTGCTTTTTACTATGACTGGAATTGCAAAATGGAATGAGAATCCATTGCCATTGAACGCAGCATCATCTGATATTATTGCTTCAACTGGATAAGAGACATCATAAGTGAAATGATAAATATTAACGCACATGAAGCTGAGGAATTTCTGCGATGTTTTCCCTGTGTTTGACTTAAGCAAGCCGTCTTTGGAAGGCCTGACATCCAAGTCAATGCCCCATATTGGCTGGTATCTGAAGCCAACTTTCAACTCGCTTGGCTGGGTTTTTGCATCCCAGAAATAATGGAAATAATCATATGCATCTTCAGGCAAGGGGGCAGAAGGCGCTTTAACGCTGCTTAATTCTGATGAAGCATCTGGAAATTCTGTAACGCTGAAAAGCCCTTTTTCTTCTGGCAGATATTTTATATTTGCTGCTTTTTTCTGAAGCTCGTCGTAATAAGCGTCATATTCCTCATACACTGACTCTGGCGCTGAAAAAGGAACATAATCTGTATTTTTTATTCTTATAAGCGGAGCAGTATAGTAGAGCATCCTTTGCAGCTCTGTTCTCACATCCAGAATATTCCATATAAGCTGGTCGCATCTGAAGTCCATCCCTGTCAACGGCGTTTTCGGGTTCATTGCAATCAAGCCAATAGTCATGTTTTCCAGTAAGCCGTTCTTGTTTTCTGCATCAAGGATTTTTTTTGCCAGCTCATAAATCTTTTTCAGCTTAACGTTAGAGTGCGCAGAAAAATCCTTTAATTTGGTCTCTTCTCCTGTTCTTGCATTTTTGATCTTGAGCCTGTAATCAACATTGATCACAACGTCATTTTCGGCGATCTTTGTCTGCGCAGTTGGCTGCTTTACTGTTTCAATATCAAAATCCTGCCTGAATAAATCCAAATCCTGTATGCAGCCATTAATATTCTCCTCAACATAGTCGCTTATCTGCTGCTCCATCTGCTTTTCTGGAGGAATATGCGAAGCAGCATCATAATACCAATACGGCACTTTGTAGGGGCCGAAGAAGACTATGTTCTTCGCAGGGTTGTTTTTTATTGAATTTGGCAATGCAACATAGCCGCCCTGCTGGCCCAGTCTTGCAATTGCATCCTGGCTGACAACATTGATGCAGGAATCTATGTAATTGCGGATTGGCGAAATGTAAGGCGGAATTACTTTGCTTGGAAAGAACATTGTTTTCTGGGCAAATATGGAGATAAGAGTGGCGGCAAATACCACAATTACTAGTGCAACTATCATGAAAACTGTTATCTGCGCTCTTTTCATCTATCCTCTTTTTTTAAGCACCATCAAGCACCATTGCTGTATAGCTTCTGAACCAGGCAAGGCAGTACAAAATCACTATTGCCGCGATTATTGATGCTGCCGGAATGCCCAGCAAGGCTATGGAGTTTGAAGCGTAAGCCACTATCCCCAATATAAGCGGGGCTATGAAAATATAAAGCTCTTCCACACCTAACTGCAATGCTGTTTTTATTGATTTAAATACTTTTCCTCTTTTTGCGAGCAATATGTACAGGATATTTGTGAAGTAGATTGCTAATAGGAATGCCAGCAGAAATAGGCCGATCATTATGCTTTCCCTGAACAATTTAAAAATTGCAAAAAACAAGAGCAAAAGCGCAGGAATCCATATAATATTTGCCAAAAAGAAGCTTATAAGGTATTTTAAATCTGGCTTTTTGCCTAATAAAACAGTGTAAACAATGCTCTGGAAAATTACAACCATGAAAAATGCAAACAAAGCGAATAAAAAAGCATACAAATACAGCGACTGGAAGAATGACTGCATCGCATTTGTTGTTGCTTCTAATTGGGTCAATGATGTTGTTGCGAGATCATCTATATTGTTTTTTTTGACTTCCAATGCCGCCTTGTCTATTCCGTACATAAGAAGATAGGCTGCATTGGCCAGCAGGAACAGGAGAATAAAGTCGAGAACCATTATAAGCATAAAGCGCGGCTTCGGAATAAAAGAGCGGAGTAATTTCCTTAACCAGCTTTCTGTCTTTTTTGTTGTTTTTGGCATTTTAATTTCTTTTTAATTCATCTAAAATCTTGCTCTTTTTAAGCTTTAGCTGCCTCGGGTTTAGCTCAAGATATTGCATGTCTTTAAAATTTCTTATTATTTCAATTAATCTGTATTTAAAATGTTCTATTTTGTATTTTTTGAGCAGCTCAAAGTATTTTTTAAAATTCACATCTGTAAAACACAATAAAGTCATGATGTCGATCCTGTCTTTTCCGCCCTTAACTGATTTTTCCCTGTCAATTTCTGCGCCTTGCTTCAGTATAAGCAAAACTTCAGGAATTACAACATTAAAGTTCTCTACTTTTGTGGAATAGCTCTTAATATCTTCCACAGGAATCGCCAATTTTGAGAAAAAAGGGGCATAAATATCAACATCAATCTCTTCAAAGCTTATTTCATATTTTTTAAGATTGTCATTCTTTTTCAGATTATAATTTTCCTTCAGGTATTCCAATTGCTTCAAATCTGTTAATGCTATATCGAGGTCTTTTGATTTATGCAGCCTTGTCCATAGATAAGCAGCCCAGCCGCCAATGACTATAAATTTGAATGGCTTTTTATTTAATTCAACAAGAATGTTCCAGCTCTTTTCCGTCAATAAGCTATTCCAGAATTCCATTTAACCGCTTCTCCAGGGCTTTTAAAAACTCCTTCGCATACCATTCTTTTAAATTCCACAAATCAGCAAATAACTGGGCTGTTGTTGAGCTTTTGCCATATTTATCTATGGCGTTGTCTTTTTTTAACACAAATAAGTTGGGGCTGTTGATGTTTTTTGGAAATCTTTTTTCAATTTCTTCATCGCCATAAACATAAACTTCTGAATAATCAGCAGGGACATCCTTGAATTTAAACTTATAGGCAGAATATGCACCATATACAATATTGTTGGGCATCTCAGATTCTATTTGGGTAACGGGCTTGTTGACCCGTGTTTTATATATTATATCTTTTTCGAAATTCCGTATACTTGCCCAATAATATAAAATCTTTTTTAAATCAATAATACGAAAACCTCTTAGCCGGATATCTACTGAATTCATCTTTACCAGCGGCTTTAAGGCAAGATTTACTGTGCTTAATGAGATCATCAAATTTTTTGATAGTTCGGACTGCGTAAAATTGTACTTTTTCTTTTCCATAAACTGGTACAACATTTCCCTGTATACGAATTCGATCTTTTTCACGATTTAAATTAAAAAGTCTTTATTTATAAATCTTTCGATTTTATAAGAAAGATATTTAAGTTAGATCATAGTAACTTAAAGTTACTATATAGAAACTAACAGTATGAGTGAGCTTTCGCTTTTTGGTGAAAGGTATAAAAGTAATCGATAGAGTGTATAATTTACCAATCTTCCCAGGAAGATGTTTAAGGGATTTTTTATATTTATAGCTCCATTTCGATTTCTTTAAGGAATTTTTGCAAAAATAGCCTGAGCCTTGCTGCAAAATCTTCAAACTCTTCTTTTTTCAATTCCTGAACTATTAAGTGCTTTACTTCATCATAAGAAAAATCAATATTGCCGGTTTTTTCCCTGATTAGTATGAGGCTCTCCTTGTATTTTCCATAATATTTGGTTGCGAAAGCTATTTTTTCTTTTGCCTCTTCTGCCAAATCTTCCGGTTTTATCTTGAATCTTTGATAAATAAAAAAAAGATCAATGGCATCTCTTGATTTTTTGGCTTTTCTTGTAACTAAAGAGCGTATCTTTTCTGCTGCAATTTCTTTGATATCATAAGCAAGAAGCTCCCTTTTTTCATAAAAAACAATAAGCTCCTGAAAGTAAATCTTTTCCTCGCTTCTTAGGCTCTCTTTTATCAGGGAGAGCGTTTCCCTTGATTTTACTTCAAACTTAATTTTTTCCAGAAAGTTAATTTGCAGCTTTATGAAAGAAAAGGCGCCTGTAAAAACCGACTCGTACCAGACTTTAAATGTAACAAGCTTGTTATTGCTCCCTATCTCCACATATTTTCGGTCAGCCTTATCAAAAACAAAATTTAAGCCAATAGCTTCAAGCTGTTTTCCAAGATCATTTATCTTCTCCTTGCAAAGTTTCTTTATCTGGTTTGTAGATTTGTTCTCCAATAATTTTTGATTTGCAAACGTAAAATCCAAATCTTCCGAAAATCTGAAATAATCAAAATAGATTTTTGCCAGGCAGGTTCCCCCTTTGAAAATGTACTCCTCAAGATTTAATTTTGATAAAAGCACATTCAGGTAAAAATCCTTTTCAATAAGCTCAAGAGAGGCTGTTCTTGCCTTCTCGCTGATAAACAGCAGAAATTCCCTCAGCTTAGTTTTGCTTATTTCCATTGTAAAATCTGATTCGCCCTCTTTTCTGTTGTACTGAAAAAAGTTGAAAATTTCTCATTTTCAACTTTTTTGGCATATTGGAAATTAAGTTATAAATAGGAAATTTTTTACTTAATTTCCAATAATCTGCCGTATCTGGGCAGATATTTTAAAAATATTTGCTTGCTGAATTTATATTCCTTCAGGTCAATGCCCCTTTTTAAGTAAATGAAGTCCAATAATGTTTTTTCCAGATCGCTGTAATTTAAAAAAAGCTTATTTGAAGTTTTTATCCTTTTAAGCCCAAAAAAAAGGGAGGGCTTTACTTTAATGAAAAGAAAGCTTGTGCCGGCAATTTTCATAGGCTTGAGCCTGTTAAACTTGTCATTGATAACATAGTTTACTGGAAAGACTTCATGTGTAAGATTCAGGAATTTTAATGCTGAATTCAGCCCAAAATACCATTTTACTCCCTTAAGCTTCAACCCTGCTGACAATAATTCATACGGAGAGTATCCGATTCCATTGAGCTTTTTTTCTTCATAGCTTTTAAGGTAGTATATCCCCCTGAAGATAGTTGCCAGGTAGCCTTTGTTCAGCAAAAGTTTTCTTAAAGAGAGCCTGTTAAACCCGTACTTATCGGCAAGGCTGTCTAAATCTCTTCTTAGTATAATCTTGCTTTTCATCTCTCTTAAGGCAATCTCTGTTTTTTTCATATTACATTTCCACCTTTTAGTTGAAATATGATATACTATTTAAATGTTTTGTTTTACTTTAAATCAGAACTATATGAAATTATGTTTACCAATCTTCCCAGGAAGTTGTTGTGCCGCCAGTGGTTGTTGTGCCTGTTTCTGCACCTGTAAGCACTACTCCGCTTGATTCGGGTATTGCGTTGCATGTATTGGAGATATCGCCTGATTCAAAGACAATGCAGATTGTATCATAATAACTAAAGCTGTACTTTGTGATTATTGCGTCTCCGGTTAGAGAGAATGATTCGCCTTCATTAAGGGATTTTGTTTCGTTAAAGATTGGCTTGTTAAAATTCGAGCTGCTGACATAAATGTTGAACTTTGTATCATCTTCAACTGCCTTGACATAAGCGGATATTTTATATAAGTACTGGAATGCATTCTGCGTTATGTTTATTGTTGCATTTTCAAAAGGAACAGCAGGAGACCTTTCTGCGGATACTGTAGCTGCTGCCTGGAAAACTCCCGGTGCAGTTTCAACCATTGCAACATTTGACGGAACTGATTCAATGCTTGACTTGCATATCTCGCTTGTCCAGTATTCTGTGCCTAGATAGGCGCTTGCAAAGAGCTTGTCAACATTCTCTCTCCATTCATTCAGCTGATCATCACCCCAGATCAATGATGAGAATCCCGACAACCCGGAGAATTTTGTGAGAGCAAAGTCAAGGCGGCCAAAGAAGTCGCGCACTGCTCTCTGATTTTGAGCTGTATCTGCTTCTGCCATTATTTCGGCTTTCTTTTTATCATCCCCACAATTGCCTTTACAGTCCGTGGCTTTTCCATTTTCAAAAGTTACAACAGCAACACCTGACGGGATAGTGCTAACTCTTCCTGTAGTATCAACAACACCATTCAAATCAATATTATTCAAATTTGCTCCGCTAACATAAA
It encodes:
- a CDS encoding nucleotidyl transferase AbiEii/AbiGii toxin family protein yields the protein MEISKTKLREFLLFISEKARTASLELIEKDFYLNVLLSKLNLEEYIFKGGTCLAKIYFDYFRFSEDLDFTFANQKLLENKSTNQIKKLCKEKINDLGKQLEAIGLNFVFDKADRKYVEIGSNNKLVTFKVWYESVFTGAFSFIKLQINFLEKIKFEVKSRETLSLIKESLRSEEKIYFQELIVFYEKRELLAYDIKEIAAEKIRSLVTRKAKKSRDAIDLFFIYQRFKIKPEDLAEEAKEKIAFATKYYGKYKESLILIREKTGNIDFSYDEVKHLIVQELKKEEFEDFAARLRLFLQKFLKEIEMEL